The Acinonyx jubatus isolate Ajub_Pintada_27869175 chromosome E3, VMU_Ajub_asm_v1.0, whole genome shotgun sequence genome has a window encoding:
- the PGP gene encoding glycerol-3-phosphate phosphatase — translation MAAVAEAGGDDARCVRLSAERAQALLADVDTLLFDCDGVLWRGETAVPGAPEALSALRASGKRLGFITNNSSKTREAYAEKLRRLGFGGPAGPGAGLEVFGTAYCTALYLRQRLAGAPAPKAYVLGSEALAAELKAVGVSCVGVGPEPLLGDSPGAWLDAPLDPDVRAVVVGFDPHFSYMKLTKAVRYLQQPGCLLVGTNMDNRLPLENGRFIAGTGCLVRAVEMAAQRQADIIGKPSRFIFDCVSQEYGIDPERTVMVGDRLDTDILLGVTCGLKTILTLTGVSTLGDVKSNQESDCMSKKKMVPDFYVDSIADLLPALQG, via the exons ATGGCGGCGGTGGCGGAGGCCGGCGGTGACGACGCCCGCTGCGTGCGGCTGAGCGCCGAGCGGGCCCAGGCGCTGCTGGCCGACGTGGACACGCTGCTGTTCGACTGCGACGGCGTGCTGTGGCGCGGCGAGACGGCCGTGCCCGGCGCGCCCGAGGCCCTGTCGGCGCTGCGGGCCAGCGGCAAGCGCCTCGGCTTCATCACCAACAACAGCAGCAAGACCCGCGAGGCCTACGCCGAGAAGCTGCGGCGCCTGGGCTTCGGCGGCCCGGCGGGGCCCGGCGCCGGCCTCGAGGTCTTCGGCACGGCCTACTGCACCGCGCTCTACCTGCGCCAGCGCCTGGCGGGCGCACCGGCCCCTAAGGCCTACGTGCTGGGCAGCGAGGCCCTGGCCGCCGAGCTGAAGGCCGTGGGCGTCTCCTGCGTGGGCGTGGGGCCCGAGCCGCTGCTGGGCGACAGCCCCGGGGCCTGGCTGGACGCGCCTCTCGATCCGGATGTGCGCGCGGTCGTGGTGGGCTTCGACCCGCACTTCAGCTACATGAAGCTCACCAAGGCGGTGCGCTACCTGCAGCAGCCCGGCTGCCTGCTCGTAGGCACCAACATGGACAACCGGCTCCCGCTCGAGAACGGCCGCTTCATCGCGG GTACCGGCTGTCTGGTCCGAGCCGTGGAGATGGCCGCCCAGCGCCAGGCCGACATCATAGGGAAACCCAGCCGCTTCATCTTCGACTGCGTGTCCCAGGAGTACGGCATCGACCCAGAGCGCACCGTCATGGTGGGAGATCGCCTGGACACAGACATCCTCCTGGGCGTCACCTGTGGTCTGAAGACCATCCTGACCCTCACCGGCGTTTCCACTCTAGGGGACGTGAAGAGTAATCAGGAAAGTGACTGCATGTCTAAGAAGAAAATGGTTCCTGACTTCTATGTTGACAGCATAGCTGACCTTTTGCCCGCCCTTCAAGGTTAA